One genomic region from Bacillus aquiflavi encodes:
- the prpE gene encoding bis(5'-nucleosyl)-tetraphosphatase PrpE, with amino-acid sequence MKLDIIGDIHGCYYEFVHLTKKLGYQWDKGFPMHNENRQLAFIGDLTDRGRESLKVIEIVYLLVIKLKQAYYVPGNHCNKLYRFFLGRNVQIAHGLETTVAENQVLNEQSRKVIRQKFIELYEKAPLYNILDHDGLIIAHAGIRQADIGKVNRKVKTFVLYGDITGEKHPDGSPVRRDWAKHYHGSALIVYGHTPVKEVRKINNTFNIDTGAVFGGKLSALRYPELTIVDVPSTMPFVPEKITTFD; translated from the coding sequence ATGAAACTAGATATTATTGGTGATATACATGGCTGCTATTATGAATTTGTTCACCTGACAAAAAAGCTCGGCTATCAATGGGATAAAGGCTTTCCAATGCATAATGAAAATCGGCAGCTTGCCTTTATTGGTGATTTAACTGATCGGGGACGAGAATCTTTAAAAGTAATTGAAATTGTCTACCTTCTCGTTATTAAGCTGAAACAGGCGTACTATGTCCCTGGTAACCATTGTAACAAATTATATCGATTCTTCTTAGGAAGGAATGTGCAAATTGCCCACGGATTAGAAACAACTGTAGCTGAGAATCAAGTACTTAATGAGCAGTCACGAAAAGTGATTAGACAGAAGTTTATTGAACTTTACGAAAAAGCACCTTTATACAATATTTTAGATCATGACGGACTTATTATCGCTCATGCTGGTATTCGCCAAGCTGACATTGGAAAAGTAAATCGAAAGGTAAAAACATTTGTTCTTTACGGAGATATTACTGGGGAAAAACATCCAGATGGATCACCCGTTCGCCGTGATTGGGCGAAACATTATCACGGGAGTGCCCTCATTGTTTATGGGCATACACCTGTTAAAGAAGTGCGAAAAATAAACAATACTTTTAATATCGATACAGGTGCTGTTTTTGGAGGAAAATTATCGGCATTAAGATATCCTGAATTAACAATCGTAGATGTTCCCTCTACCATGCCTTTCGTTCCAGAAAAAATTACAACATTTGATTAG
- the mgtE gene encoding magnesium transporter codes for MTGFANEQETDVKTGLLVQTLKEENIDLFRDEFLQMHPYDQANFYEEMDEKMRTKMYHYLSPKEMAAVFENIEIEEENYQKILSEMLPHYAADMLANMYTDDAVDVLNELDKDQVVSYLTIMDKEAADEIKGLLHYEESTAGSIMTTEFIAILANQTVRSAMVILKNEAARAETIYYVYVMNDHKQLVGVISLRDLIINDDEMMIYKMMNERVLSVSVSEDQEEVARKMRDYNFLALPVVDFQNHLLGIITVDDIIDVMEEEASDDYSKLAAVSDMDTFDKNPFSAAKKRLPWLIILLFLGMLTANLIGRFEETLNQVAILAVFIPLIAGMAGNTGTQALAVAVRGIATGDLQKESKRQLILREAGTGLITGTTCGILVTIIIYVWLGDIFLGLLVGFSILAALFVATLAGAFVPLLMHKLNIDPAVASGPFITTVNDLISIFIYFQMATLFIQHLTS; via the coding sequence ATGACTGGCTTCGCTAATGAACAAGAAACCGATGTAAAGACAGGCCTTTTAGTTCAAACATTAAAAGAAGAAAACATTGATTTGTTTCGGGATGAATTTTTGCAAATGCATCCATATGATCAAGCAAATTTTTATGAAGAAATGGATGAAAAAATGCGCACCAAAATGTATCACTATCTTTCCCCGAAGGAAATGGCGGCTGTATTTGAAAATATTGAAATTGAAGAGGAAAACTATCAAAAAATATTATCAGAAATGCTCCCTCACTATGCTGCTGACATGCTTGCTAACATGTACACTGATGATGCGGTCGATGTGTTAAATGAACTTGATAAAGATCAAGTTGTCAGTTATTTAACAATCATGGATAAAGAAGCGGCAGATGAAATTAAAGGTTTACTTCATTACGAGGAGTCGACAGCGGGAAGTATTATGACGACGGAGTTTATTGCTATTTTAGCAAACCAGACAGTCCGTTCCGCTATGGTTATTTTAAAAAATGAAGCAGCGCGGGCAGAAACGATTTATTATGTGTATGTTATGAATGATCATAAACAGCTTGTCGGGGTTATATCACTACGTGATTTAATTATTAATGATGATGAAATGATGATATACAAAATGATGAATGAGCGTGTTTTATCTGTATCTGTCAGTGAAGATCAAGAAGAAGTGGCAAGAAAAATGCGGGATTATAACTTTCTCGCTTTACCGGTTGTCGATTTTCAAAATCATTTGCTAGGGATCATTACGGTTGATGATATTATCGATGTTATGGAGGAAGAAGCATCTGATGACTATTCAAAACTTGCAGCAGTTTCAGATATGGATACGTTTGATAAAAATCCGTTTTCGGCAGCAAAAAAGCGTCTTCCATGGTTAATTATTTTACTATTCCTTGGAATGTTAACTGCGAACTTAATCGGTCGATTTGAAGAAACATTAAATCAAGTAGCCATACTAGCTGTATTTATCCCACTAATAGCTGGGATGGCAGGAAACACGGGTACTCAAGCTCTAGCTGTTGCTGTAAGAGGAATTGCCACTGGAGATTTACAAAAGGAAAGTAAAAGACAGCTTATATTGCGAGAAGCAGGAACAGGGCTCATAACAGGGACTACTTGTGGAATATTAGTGACAATTATCATTTATGTTTGGCTCGGAGATATTTTTCTCGGTCTTTTAGTTGGTTTTTCAATCTTGGCTGCATTGTTCGTCGCTACTCTAGCTGGTGCTTTTGTTCCCCTGTTAATGCATAAGCTTAACATTGACCCTGCAGTTGCTTCTGGTCCTTTTATTACTACTGTGAATGATCTTATTAGTATTTTTATTTATTTTCAAATGGCTACACTATTTATTCAACATTTAACAAGTTAA